The Solanum pennellii chromosome 4, SPENNV200 genomic interval TATAAGGAGATCGAGTTGAAGGAAGCCTTTCCTAATTTATATCGTGAATCTAGCCAGCAAGAGATGACAATCCAACAAATTTGTGGGTCTCATGAGTGGATAGGGTGTTATCCACCATGACTCAAGATTCAAAAGGAACCTAAATCATTGTGAGAGGGAAGAATTTCACAATTACTTAAGATTCAAAAGGAACCTAAATCATTGTGAGATGGAAGAATTTCACAATTGATTCAGCTTTTGTATAGCCTAGACACACCAAACAACTTAATGGATGTATGGAGGTTGCAAGAGAGTGGTGATGGCTTATTCACTGTTTGCTCTTTTTATAAGAAGTTGCTAGTGAGAGAGGAAGGTATTTACCTCCAAGACTCCATTTGGATCCCTAGAGCACTAAGGAAGGtttgtttatttgtatttttggcGGTGCATTGCTCCCTTATCAATCATGTGGGTCATTTGGAAAGAGAGGAGTATGAGGGCTTTTGAAGGTGTGGAACTTGATATTGTAAAAATGAAGAGTAGTGTTTCGTCCCTAGTTTCTTTTTGGTGTACTTGCGAGGTCCCACTTTGTATAGAGGATTGGATCTCTTCTTTTGAGAACCATAGTTTGGTGTAGGTTCTCTTTTTTTGGTGTATGCTTGTATATATTATTCCCcgaaatactaataaaatttacCTTGTAAAAAAACGAGAAGATGTTGACCAGGGAAAAGATTGACAATCCTTATGATTTGATTTGGATTTCTGTGATTCCAAGAgatgtatatttttctttcacttgGTTAGTAGCTAGAGGGGGTAATCATGACACCTAGAATTTAAGGAAGAGAAAACTCTCTTATGTCAGTTGGTGGTTTATGTGCAAGGGCCTGGGCACGTTAataatcttcttcttcattgctGTTAAGTCTCGACTCTCGAGATTATGGTGGGAAACTCTGGCATGGTTTGGAGTACAATGGGTGATGCCGCGCACTTTGAAAGCAATGTTGACCAGCTGTAATTGTGGCAGACGGAGGAAAAGACATAGGGTTTGGAATGTAGCACTTCGTGGATTTTGTGGAGAGAAAGAAATAGGAGCTTTTGAAGGGATGGTGATAAATTTAGTTTAGTTCAGGACTAGCCCTGATCCCATATTGCTTTTTGGTGCATCCATGAGATCCCCTTGGGTATAGAAGATTGGATGCCTTTGGTATAAAAAACATTTGTTTTTGCAGATTTTCTACTTTTTGGTTATCTCTTGTATATGGGCGtttctttttcccaaacatcaataaaatcttcttacttaaataaaaaaaaaagcactgTACGtatctaattttctttttaccaTCTGCCATCAGTGCAAAATTCATATCAGCAGAAGAAAAGACTGGTATAACTTTTGATGATTTTGCTGGCCAAGAATATATTAAGAGAGAACTTCAAGAGATTGTTCGAATATTGAGGAATGAAGAAGAGTTTCAAGACAAAGGGATTTATTGCCCAAAAGGTGTGCTTCTCCATGGTCCTCCTGGAACTGGCAAAACACTTCTGGCAAAAGCTATAGCTGGAGAAGCAGGATTACCTTTTTTTGCTGCTAATGGTACTGATTTTGTTGAGGTGAGAAGTACTTGCAATTCCGACACACTTAAATGGAAGAGTAAATTCTAACAGCTGCAAGATTATTAAAGTTTCTTTAATTGACTATTGTTTTGGGCAACAACATCCACTTACAGGGTTAACTACAGCATGTATGACTATATCTGCTATAATGGACTCCAAAATGAAAGCTACATTCCAGTTATGTTTGGCAAAACCAGATGTATCATTTTCCTGATTTCCCTGCCGATTCAAACAATTGCTTGTTAAAGATACCAAggttttttttactttccatttcaaaaagaataagaaaagataACAAGGTTTTCATTAGCTTCGGTTTCTTGAACCTGTATTTATTTCTTGTAAACACTTGCaagttttttcatttgtttctttgtttttacatatatatatatatatacacacacacacacacacacacacacacatatatatctacacacacacatatatataaacctTATTTCACTTCTCAATTTTGTTTTAGCTTATTGTCTATAGGTCCTTTAGATCTTAAAGAAACATTGTGGGATATCTTTTTGGATGCTATAATTTACCACAACTCGATTGAATGTCTTCAGTCATTCCTTCCTGCTAATGAACTCTTCATAAACATTTACCTGCCTTGTGGCGCTATATTTACTATGCTTTCTATGCTTAATTGTGGACCATGAACAATCAATATTAGCTCCCCACAAAAGCAGGGATATACTCTAATATGGATTCTTGTAAAACATATGGATGATTCTCTGATGGCCAGCCCTATGTTGTGGTCTCCCTGGGCATGATTCAATTGTTAATGTCCAAAAACTCCTCAGAAATAATAGCCTTATGCGTGTCAATCTTGGTATGTATCAGTTAGCAAATGTAAAACATCTATTTGTGTGAACAGTTTCTTTACTATCTACAGTAGTCCGTAGAAAAATTTACCTAACAGCTAACCTATGTTTGGTGTGGAAGTATTTGTTCATCCAGTCTAAGACCTTAAGGTTACGGGTGAAGTGACTTTGGACATTTTCTACCCTTGCACAAACAATGAAGGAGAAGTGTATTGTCTAATTTCATCCAACATGTACTAAAGAATTTTGTTTGgtactattattttttcaagcaagagagagagaggagaggagACTGAGTAGGAGTGAACATGAAGTAGAGGGAGACAAATGAGGCTCAACATGCTAATGAGTGTGTCTGCAACAGTTTTAGTGGCTCGATGGGttgtattgatatatatatatatatatatatatatatatatatataaaagccCAGAATAGCTCCATGGGCTGTATTGAGAGAGAGAAGCCATAACGATAGAACAAGAAGAGAGAAAGCTACTGACTTGATGAGTCTAAATTGAGAGAGATAAGTCAAGTGCCATAGAACATGAATGTAGAAAGCGGTTGTTAAAACGAGTTCTCTTAGCTCTGATTTCATGATTAAAAAGTGGACCTTGTGCTTAAATCCTAAGTTGCGCGGACTCTTTACTTTTGATGCCGCACCCGTGtcagattctccaaaaatacactacttttgcGAATCCGACACGCACACCCCTTGACAATTTTGAAGATTCCAAGCAACATAGCTTTAATCAACCTCAAAAGTTAGCTCTTATGATGTTGTCCCAGACTATACAAGGAGATGATGATGCATTCCATCCAATTGGTTCTAATACCAAAATACTAGATTAAGATGATTATGGAATTCAACATGGTATCAAATCAGCAAAGAGATCATGGTTCAGATTTCTCTGTCTCTCAAAAAGTgattttatcttgtattttgGCCCTTGAAAAAGAATCTAGCACAATGTGAGGAAGCGTGTTGGACATAATAATAGAGTTATAAGATGTGTGCTCTCTCTAATAGTTTAAGCTTGAAGATGAGATGGTCACACAATTTACTTAGTTGGGGATTGTGAAGAGCAAGGATTTGAGGAGTGGAAGTAAATGTGGAGGGAGAAGGATCACTTCTCTAGAGTATAAAGAGGAGGTGGTTACAGTGGATGAATTGGGTAGTGGATCCATCGTCTTCTATTCTGAAGAGCTTGTTTACTAGAATATTGTGTACAAGTTCCTTACTATCTCCATGAGAGTGTTGCGTTCTATTTTGTAATAAATACACCTTGTCTAATTCATGTGGAAGTCTAAGGCTTTGATATTAttgaaaatgataatatttGAGACCACTGAATTGCCGAATTCAAAGTGCATGTGGGTCCGAAAATGGTGATAGAATTTTCCACCTTCTTTATATCCCTTGCCACGATGTTTAGGTAGATCTTTGCTTCTCCTTTGTGCAGTGGAGTTTGGGTGTGCTCTGTTAGTCAGAATTCCTTGTTTGTCTGTCTGTAATAGAGGTGCCGCAAGCATATCTCAAAATAATGTACCCATTCTCTAAAAAATCAGGATCTTTTTCTCTCCTTATCAAACCGAGTTGTTGGCTTCAGGAAATATACTCTTAACAGTCTAACCTTCAATTGTGTAACCAAAGATCAGAAAAATTAGTGGGAGGAAGTAGAAAAGAATAGAAGCATGTTTCTTAAGGCCCTTAGCCTAACCTTCTATACTTCCATAGTATGTGGATACTATCTATGTTCGCACTCCAATATTTGATTCAGGAATTTTTCTTTTCAGTTTGGCAGCATTCTAGCTTCTAACCTTTCACATCTATGCAGATGTTTGTTGGCGTGGCTGCTTCACGTGTGAAGGATCTCTTTTCCAGTGCCAGGTCATTTGCTCCTTCTATTATTTTCATTGACGAGATAGACGCAATTGGCAGCAAACGCGGTGGACCAGATATTGGTGGGGTATGATACAATATtattccttttttgtttttcattttgcatatttgaaattaataaatatatgtatggGCTGTACTGGAATAACTTTATACAGTAAACGGCGTGTATTTTCTTTCTTAGGGTGGTGCAGAGAGGGAACAAGGGCTTCTTCAGATACTGACAGAAATGGATGGATTTAAAGTGTCAACATCACAGGTACATCGTAGTTAAGATGATGGTTTCCCGTAAAGAAGTTATGAGACCTTCTTAAGTTTGCTGTTAATGCTGGGTTATCAGGTCTTAGTTATTGGTGCAACCAATAGATTGGATATTCTTGATCCTGCCCTGCTGCGAAAGGGTCGTTTTGACAAGATTATTAGGGTTGGTTTGCCCTCAAAAGACGGTAGATTGGCCATATTGAAGGTATGTATCGCTGCACTAGTGATTGACATCTGTTAATCTTTTGAAGATTGTCTGGAGTTTTTGTGTCAGTATGTTTTGTTTTGATTCTCATTTCAATTCTCTCAGGTGCATGCTCGGAACAAATTTTTCCGGTCAGAAGGGGAAAAGGACACTCTATTGCAGGAAATTGCAGAGCAAACAGAAGATTTTACTGGAGCAgaacttcaaaatatattgtaCATAATCCTCAACTGTAGTTCCTTTTGATTCTTCATTTGGGGGGACTAGCTCACACCTCCTCCTGTGCAGGAATGAAGCTGGAATTTTGACCGCAAGGAAAGACTTGGACTATATAGGACGAGATGAACTCCTTGAGGCATTAAAGAGGGTAGGTGCTAAAAATTGAGATACGCAGCATCTGTTGTATGTTTGATTTAGTACATTATGTTCATGTTATATCATTTAATATTACAGCAAAAAGGCACATTTGAAACGGGTCAAGAAGATAGTACTGAGGTCCCTGAGGAGTTAACACTAAGACTAGCTTATAGAGAAGCTGCTGTTGCAGTTCTTGCTTGTTACCTTCCAGATCCCTACCGACCATTCACTGAGGTTGTattcatataaatatcatattactaTATTAGTCAATCTTAGTATTTCTTAAATTTGTGACTTGCTCACGTTTGTGCCAATTGGTTTCGATATAATGACAGACGGACATCAAATCCATTCGTAGTCAGCCCAATATGCAATTTGTGGAGATTGGAGGCAGAGTGTTTAAAAGGAAAGCAGATTACGTGAACTCAATAGTCCGTGCATGTGCTCGTAAGTGGgaaataaaatagtatttctGTTCTATAAACACTTGACGTGCATTTGTCTTATGGATCTTATGTTTGAAATCTCTGTTTCTCGTCTTCACTGTTCATATCCAACAATCATATTTACTATAAGACAGTTAAGTGCACAATGATATTTaaagtgaaaaatgatatatactttaaataaaaaaaaattgtgcttAATGGGCTGAGGTCTGAATAGTTCAGATTCAGACACTTGTTAAGTGCAAATAAATGTGTCCTAAATCTATGCTTTATTATTGCCTTTTTTCCAGAATTGCATAATATGATCCATAAGTCTAATACTCTGATAGTTGACATAAATTTTGAGCATCTACCTTGTTATATACTAGACTAGGCTTGTACATCTCATATAGTGAAATGACGTTTTCCAAAGTATGTGTTTCAAATCGGTAAGTCACTAATATAAGGAGACCTCTATATATTAGACTGCATTGTTCTCTTGTTTATTCATGATCCCCTTGAATTTACTTTGAGAGAATATGCACTGTTAGACAATGTAGATTCAATACAATGGCATGAACATGATGCCAAGGCAAACCCATGGAAATACCCCTTATGTGTACAATATCAATCTGCTTAAAAGACCACTCTTTTTGTATCTTTGTTTTTTCCTCCTTTTCTTGGTTTGATTCTTTCACATGGGACACTGATAGATTGAATATGTAGCCAGAGTAATTGAGGAAGAAATGTTTGGAGTTGACAATCTATGCTGGATCTCTGCAAAAGCAACTTTAGAAGCTTCCAGGCTTGCAGAATTTTTGATACTGCAGACAGGGTTGACTGCCTTGGGAAAGGCTTATTACAGATACCAGAGAGATCTCTTACCAAATGTCAGTATATACTAGATCTTGTAAATGTTAAATCTAATAAACGTCGAATTTTTAATACAAGTTATTGTGTTTTGCAGCTCCCTGCTAAAATTGAAGCACTAAGAGATGAGTACATGCGATATGCCGTGGAGAAATGCTTATCTATTCTTAAGGAGAACCACGATGCTGTAGAGACAATTACAGGTAAAGTTAGTTAACCTTGATCATCTAGTCACTTTAAGTATTGCCTTCCCTGAATTGGTGCTGAGTCCATGAGTAAGACTTGTGAAATTGTGCAACTGGTATTGGCGACTTATCGTTGATTGGCTTATGCTTGTGTATCTGTTGATCAGATGTGTTACTTGAGAGAGGAGAGATCAAAGCCGATGAAATTTGGAGCATATACAAAAGCTCACCCAAAAGTCCTCAGGTGATTCTTTGCTTCTCTTTCCAGTGTTTATCATTGACATAATTGAGGAAGACTAATgcaattttattcttttctcttCCCTCccgaagaaaaagaaaaaattaagaatgagCCCGcttatttcattaataaaatattttggaggATTACGGTTTGGTGGTCTTTGGAGTAGATTTGGTGTAACTACTTTTATAGCGGAACTCTTGGGATTGGAAACATGTTGCATGTTTAGAGATCTCGATCTCAGAAAATGCCATTCTGTTTTCTGTCTGATGCATACAGGCAACCACTTCTTGCCTTTTTTCCCGATAAAGAGAGTAGGATTTTCGCTTCTTGCCTTTTCCCCTTTCTTGATTGACTAGTCTGATTTAACCTTCACGAACCACTTCACTTTGAGATAAAGCTGGTAATTCTGTTGATAAAAGAATAGAACTTTGGGGATGAATCCCCTTTCTTGACGGATTGCCTTTGCTCGTTCACAGCTTTGGTGTCTGCATCTAGAGGTTATCCTTCTCTATATATGCTTAGTGTTATAAGATGGCTCAACATTCAGGTAAATCACTTTACCCGGGTGCGCACCTGGACTTGTGTCCAGGCTCTTGGGTTACATGTTGCATCGTTTAAGAGAACTGGCACACctgttcatttggaaaatgcAATGTGGCACAGCACAATCTGACCTACCTTATTATGATTAATCGTAGCTGTTTTTGTTTTGATTCACCATTCTGCTACTGTCAGCATCCAATATATTTGTCCAGGTGACTAGATTAATTGCCACAATCCCTTCCCCCTTTTTTTGGGTAGCTTATTTGCTGACCTTTTCTAGTAGATTTAAATTGCAATTGATGTCGGGTGAGGATTACACAGTGACAGAACAAAGAGAGGAGACTCAAAGGGGGATGGGGCAATGTGGTGATTCAGGGAAAGTAGGGAGATTAGAAAGTTGAAGGCTTGTGAAGTGGTGGTGAGGGGGTGTACTGCAGATGCTCTTAGTTAAGGCGGCTTtttctccccccccccccttctaATACCCATTTCCTTTTCCCATTATATAACTTACTATTATCATGTCTCTCTCCTCTCGGTAGCTTCGGAAGCTCCACGTGGGTGCCAAATCCCATTGCTGCctatatgcaaaaaattactTGATGGAATATAAACTAAGCTTATTCAGGGGGGCAAATTGCCAACGAACAAACTACTATCATGGGCTGCAGTGGGTTACAGTTCATTCTTACATAGTACTCTTTTACTTGCCTGTTGTCGTGTAATGGCATTTAGagttataaagtttttttatttgtcagCCTACTGTGAGTCCCATCGATGAATATGGATCCCTTTTATATGCTGGACGGTGGGGAATCCATGGAGTTTCACTTCCAGGGAGGGTGACGTTTGCACCTGGAAATGTTGGATTTGCAACTTTTGGTGCACCTCGACCTATGGAGGTAAGCATGATGGATGCTCTTTAATTGATCTTTATGATGAATACTCTAtgtattttgatgtcatttcatgattttatgcagaCCCAGATAGTTAGTGATGAAACATGGAAGCTAATAGATGGCATATGGGACAAAAGGGTCGAGGAAATGAAAGCTGCTGTATCACTAGAAACTGAAGAAGACAAGGAGAAGCCAAAACTTCTGATGGCCAGTCATTTCCTATAGATCCAAGTATTCGATACAGGTTTTGCCACTAGTCTCTGAACGACACATATTGTGCTGCTATGGCTCTATTTTGTCTGCTCAATTCCATGAGGATGTAACATCATTTCTGATTGCCTGAGTTCGAAGGTCAGATCGGGTTGGCTGGTAAAGCGCATTATGCTTGccccattttaaaaataaagaaatgagcATTATTGAACCTGAAAGGGGGTGGGTTGTTAGGTGTAGAGCCTGATCTGTTTACTAAAAGCAAAGATCAAAACGAAGAAGGTGGGCTATTGCTTTATCATAAACTAAGAGCAAGCATCCCAACTCCTTTACATTTCTTAAACTTGACTCTAGGATTTTAAGTGCATGCCTACTGttaacttttttcttaaaaacattAAGGGGCATGCCTACTAAATGCCCTAAAATATTACAGGGAGGACTCTACCCTTCGACAACATGAAACTGTATACAATTCACAGAAGTAACATTTTATAAACATTTTGCTTTGCTTCCCAATTAGTGTCAGTTTCTTTTGCTTCTAGATATCCCAGTATGCAGCCGAAATTGACACGCAGCCGAAATTGTCATGATGGAGTTCTTAGTATCTAAATCCTCGTGGGCCAAATCCTCCAactagaaattttttaaatgtgtCAAACAAGAACCACTTTTAAAGATGAGCCCGAGAAAAGcaacaaaactaaaaaagaaaagaaaaaaagacgaCAAAAAACTATCTTTGACTAGTGACCCAGTGAACTTAGTAATCCACATAAAGATGGTACACTAAACCTTTGACTTCACCGAGTTGTAAGCATGAGACTATTCCTCAACCTTCACCTTAGCAAAAGTGAGTAACTTGCCATTTATGGCTTAGTTCCTAGAGATGCAATACAGAAACACTCTTCATTATTATAGCACAACCAAATTTGTTCGGGAAATATGTTACATCTGTCCAAAAAGTGCTTATGATACTTTCCTTTTGAGACGTCCCACAAGTAGTTCCCCTTCCTTAAGTACATTTTGAAATATCACAAAGTGTTTTGCTGGACAGATTTTTCCTTCTTGTATCGTCCTGCTGCATGGAAAGTCAAAATATGACAAATGTTTTTCAACGAATAACTAAATATTTCTGCTTCTCTTAATAATTATGCTTAGTCAAAGTGTGGCAAGCAATTTGAATGGagggtgggtgggtggggggtATTAATCAGTGTTTCTCGTTCTGATTGACATAATTGGTTGCAGGCAGGATGCTGCACTCTTCAATCATTGTTTGTTCTAGATATAAGGATCCAAACACTCACATTACTCGGAGAAGCATTTTGACATCAGTAGCATATTCAGGTATTTTGAGATCAGAGCTAAACTCCGGCTATGCTAGAGGATTGGATGGTGATAAATTGTATCGATGATGCTAGCCTTAAACATTAGCCAAACTGCTTTGGGAAATGCTGAGCTGAAAATTAACATCCCCAGTAGCACAAGGAGCAGGTGCTCAAGAGGGGTGAATAACCTATTCTAGATGATGGGTTACAACTTACAAGGTGCCCTTTTAGTCCAGTCAGTCAGATCAACTTACCTGGGTCCCAAGCAGGTTTCGGAAGGTGCCTATTAGtgaaattttgtaaattattcCCCTACACCAGCTCGAACCCCCTTCTCTATCCATTAAAGTCCCATCCAGAATTTTGTAATATCTGGAGATTCAACTTCCTCTGTTTCAGAATACTGTTGCAGGGATGTTATAGTGATGATCTTATTgtcatatttaatatttgggAACTTATAGTTTTGCTGTATTCTGAACTCAGATTCATTGTTATCTGTCATCAACTAGCACGATTAAATTTGATACTTACTATTGTCTGCCTGTATTTGTTTCACACAGCAGACATGCATAAAATGGAATAGTTGCCCTTAATTTTGGGTAGAAATTAGTGACTTTCagttcttcatcaaatttgcttcagttttttttttcattttcccaTCGATCTATCTCTTGGCAATCGTCCACAGAAATTAAAAGTATTCGGAGCAAATAAGTGACtacaaaaaataagaataaatctACTGTATATttcatcaaatgaaaaatataagggGACTCAACAATAGAGGTGACTTGGAAAAAAGTACTACTAATTCAATTGAATTCCCATTTGCTGGAAAACTATATAATGTTTGAACATTGCTTTTCTGGCTATTGATGAACTCTTGATATTAGGAAAAATTCTAGTAATTCTAATAAAAGAGTTGAAAAATTACTTCATGACAGTGGTTCTGATTATAAGTGTATACATTTCTAAATTCTTCTGTATAAAATCCGCTTTAGCTAGATTTCATGTTGCAATTTTACCTAAAAAGACTGTGATTCACGATACAGGAGCGAAGCGGAGAAGCTCAAGTTATTCAGTTATGGTGGATGAAAAGATAGAAGATGGTGAATAGAATTCAATAGGGAAGTGTACTTGTATATTCGATCTGTAATGCCTTGTACACAAATGAGAAAGATATGACCAGCTGATTCATTGTTGTGTTACACACTTCTTCCAATAACCAATTTAATTAAGTTGAAGTATGTGTATCAGTTCttccaaaatattatataagatCAAATTAAACAATGTGATGTCCTTACGAAAACATGGATTTaagattcaaaatttatgagttttgaatttgaagtttatgaacTGTGAAGTAGAAGGTATATACGAATATTGATTAGTTTCATCGGTGTTTcagatgaaaatgaaaaatgttggTGAATAGGTGATACAAGAAATGCCCAGCCATTTCCTTGTCTTGTTGCTTTTTTTCGcacaatttcttcttctttgctcCGCCATGGCCGGCCGTACCATTTCCCGCcagaaaaatattcaagaatatcCCTTCAGAATATACTCTAATTATTCCCCTCAATCACTCTTTTTGGGTGTTGAAACTAACAATTTACTCAACTCCAATCATTCCAAcagaaataaaattacaaagttTCATTATCAAACAAATTTCTTATTGGcacaaaatttgattattttaccTGCAGCTTCAAGTCCTTTATATGTGCTTCAGCTTCATCAATTGAGTGTACTTTtgaattgtcaaaaaaaattaaaaacactaaTTGGGTGGGAAATTTGAATTGCAAGAAATGGCATCATCTATGGGTAACAATAATAGTCATACAGATGTTGATAGTCTCATAACGGCTCGTATTGTTATAGCTTTAGATGCAACCAAGGATCACCCTGAGCAGGAAATCAAGCGCATTATTGATGAGATCAGATCACAGGGTAACATCCTTCATGCGGGCGATACCATTATTGTGCTTGGGGTTTTGCATAAATATCTTCATCCTAGTGAGTTTCTTGCCTCACTTTTTTATGCAATTATCtcattttttctatttgatGATTGTTACTTTTAGTGCTCGTGTTGGATGGCGATCCAACGTTTTAGTCATCTTTGACTAAATTTTGTGATAGTAACTCTTATAGTTGTCACATCATTTTCTTATGTTGAAGAGGAAAATATCACTAATTGTAGCTACCTTTGAATCCATGATTAGAGGGTTGTATTTGACAAATTTTACTTGATTAGTAAGGTTATAGTTTTCTATTCCTGTGGTATTTCATAACTCTacagatgatgatgatgatgattcgTCCTCCCAACA includes:
- the LOC107017854 gene encoding probable inactive ATP-dependent zinc metalloprotease FTSHI 4, chloroplastic translates to MTSNIHLLKPSFSPPKTLPTYYSSSPFTAFNFHLKPRRNSLYIGSKPFNVHLCKAAASPSSSNSNSAGDETESAQQLFEKLKEAERERINNLEEFERKANVQLERQLVLASEWSRKLLAMQGKLKGTEWDPENSHRIDYSEFQNLLNANNVQFMEYSNYGQTVSVILPYYKDGKTNRSGGDTKKEIVFKRHVVDRMPIDRWNDVWRKLHQQLVNVDVYNVNNIPAEVYSTVATAVVWSMRLALSVLLYIWIDNKMRPIYSKLIPCDLGSPPKKIKEPLKQRALGSLGKSRAKFISAEEKTGITFDDFAGQEYIKRELQEIVRILRNEEEFQDKGIYCPKGVLLHGPPGTGKTLLAKAIAGEAGLPFFAANGTDFVEMFVGVAASRVKDLFSSARSFAPSIIFIDEIDAIGSKRGGPDIGGGGAEREQGLLQILTEMDGFKVSTSQVLVIGATNRLDILDPALLRKGRFDKIIRVGLPSKDGRLAILKVHARNKFFRSEGEKDTLLQEIAEQTEDFTGAELQNILNEAGILTARKDLDYIGRDELLEALKRQKGTFETGQEDSTEVPEELTLRLAYREAAVAVLACYLPDPYRPFTETDIKSIRSQPNMQFVEIGGRVFKRKADYVNSIVRACAPRVIEEEMFGVDNLCWISAKATLEASRLAEFLILQTGLTALGKAYYRYQRDLLPNLPAKIEALRDEYMRYAVEKCLSILKENHDAVETITDVLLERGEIKADEIWSIYKSSPKSPQPTVSPIDEYGSLLYAGRWGIHGVSLPGRVTFAPGNVGFATFGAPRPMETQIVSDETWKLIDGIWDKRVEEMKAAVSLETEEDKEKPKLLMASHFL